From the Methanophagales archaeon genome, the window CTACTTATGCTCAGTTTCACCCCCTGCTTTCTCCTCTTATTTCCGCTTCAGTCCCCGAATAGTGCTCAGAAAACGCACACCAAATCCAGGCGTTAAGATTCATATATCGTATCACCGTGTAAAATAGTCACTTTTATAGCTTAAAAAGTATCAGTGGCACAAAGTTGGAATAACCATCTCTTATCCTTATCCGAACACCTATGCAATCAAATTGATAGATCTCTATCCTCATAGGAACAGGGGCGAATCTTACGGCAATAACCCCACCAATTTCCCCCCCATCTCCCTAATTTCTGAATCAATCTTTTCTTCGACAAATGCTTTCAGCAGTTCTTTTCCTGCAGGCTGTGGGATCCCTCTCCACTCCTTTTCGGCAGTTTCCAGCCATAGCTCCGTTGTAGCCGTGACTTCCTTTAATGCCTCCTCTTCGGTCTCACCGAATACTGAACATCCCGCCAACTCTGGAACTACTGCAATATAGCCCATATCCTCCTCGCAAGTAATAGAATGTCTATTTCGAGTATCTCGTAAGTGACTCCCGCCCACCGTGATGCCACCTCTATGA encodes:
- a CDS encoding type II toxin-antitoxin system HicB family antitoxin, whose translation is MGYIAVVPELAGCSVFGETEEEALKEVTATTELWLETAEKEWRGIPQPAGKELLKAFVEEKIDSEIREMGGKLVGLLP